One genomic window of Branchiostoma lanceolatum isolate klBraLanc5 chromosome 5, klBraLanc5.hap2, whole genome shotgun sequence includes the following:
- the LOC136434851 gene encoding uncharacterized protein, producing MWNPTTWLLLLFLAWTPAHAVADVSDLQNTGGPDGIGLPRSQGIPLHVLDSLVEDRVADDDRYDDDDASSPDETTDVVKRTPNKLSRLNVGEGYSRYGRGYLQQLMSSLGSGYNRSNRKSLTRHNLDLGYSRYGRSPNQLNRHQLGKGFSRYGRAPKSINRFDLGLGYNRYGRTSKPLNRFDLGLGYNRYGRAPKPLNRFDLGTGYNRYGRTSKPLNRFDLGLGYNRYGRAGEAATPSPVQAATSDVSGSTEGTWQPRRWQKQPGYDEQSSAGEDDASTGLMPYDKDDSALPARPISPRHIRDVMTPFRSWLPAHARSFDEATES from the exons ATGTGGAACCCGACGACGTGGCTGTTACTGTTGTTCCTAGCCTGGACGCCGGCTCACGCTGTAGCAGACGTGAGCGACCTGCAGAACACCGGCGGCCCTGACGGTATCGGCCTCCCCAGGTCCCAGGGAATCCCCCTACACGTCCTGGACTCTCTCGTGGAAGACCGGGTTGCGGACGACGACCGCTACGACGACGACGACGCCAGTTCTCCGGACGAGACCACCGATGTTGTCAAGCGGACACCGAATAAGCTCAGCCGCCTCAACGTGGGAGAGGGGTACAGTCGCTACGGGCGCGGGTACCTCCAGCAGCTGATGAGCAGTCTAGGGTCGGGGTACAACCGATCCAACCGCAAGTCCCTCACACGGCACAACCTGGATCTCGGGTACAGCCGCTACGGACGATCTCCAAATCAGCTCAACCGCCACCAGCTAGGGAAAGGCTTCAGTCGGTACGGCCGGGCGCCCAAGTCCATCAACCGCTTCGACTTGGGCCTTGGCTACAACCGCTACGGGCGGACCTCCAAGCCACTCAACCGGTTCGACTTGGGCCTGGGCTACAATCGTTACGGGCGGGCACCCAAGCCACTCAACCGCTTCGACTTGGGGACCGGCTACAACCGCTACGGGCGGACCTCCAAGCCACTCAACCGCTTCGACTTGGGCCTGGGCTACAACAGGTACGGGCGGGCGGGAGAAGCCGCGACACCGTCACCCGTCCAGGCCGCCACCAGCGACGTCAGTGGAAGTACCGAAGGCACCTGGCAGCCCCGGAGGTGGCAGAAGCAACCCGGCTACGACGAGCAAAGCTCAGCTGGCGAAGACGACGCGTCGACAGGACTCATGCCTTACGACAAAGACGACTCTGCG CTGCCAGCACGACCAATCAGCCCGCGGCACATTCGTGACGTCATGACCCCCTTCAGGAGCTGGCTACCCGCGCATGCGCGGTCATTCGACGAGGCTACGGAGTCATGA